A region from the Onychomys torridus chromosome 22, mOncTor1.1, whole genome shotgun sequence genome encodes:
- the Rnf10 gene encoding RING finger protein 10 yields the protein MVDFVADEQHSQYSKLLLASKEQVLHRVVLEEKVALEQQLAEEKHTPESCFIEAALQEVKIREEALSGVAGGRGEEEVPAVVAALEQLVLMAPLAKESVFQPRKGVLEYLSAWDEDAVEVTSLDSPRPHALPLVEEEEAVSEPEPEGLPEACEMAEGADASLGEGTMCTESSREERLTKSGFPQLNSSPCYYFYQAEDGQHMFLHPVNVRCLVREYGSLEQSPEKISATVVETAGYSMSEDVRQRHRYLSHLPLTCEFSICELALQPPVVSKETLEMFSDDIERRKRQRQKKAREERRRERRIEMEENKRQGRYPEVHIPLENLQQFPAFSSYTCSSDSALGPTSTEGHGALSLSPLSRSPGSHSDFLLTPLSPTASQGSPSFCVGSLEEDSPFLSFAQMLRVGKAKADVWPRSAPKKDENSLVPPAPVDSDGESDNSDRVPVPSFQNSFSQAIEAAFMKLDTPATSDPLSEDRGGKKRKKQKQKLLFSTSVVHTK from the exons ATGGTTGACTTTGTTGCAGATGAACAGCACAGCCAGTACTCCAAGTTGCTGCTGGCCTCGAAGGAGCAGGTGCTGCACCGAGTAGTTCTAGAAGAAAAAGTAGCGTTAGAGCAGCAGCTTGCAGAGGAGAAGCACACCCCTGAGTCCTGCTTTATTGAGGCTGCTCTCCAGGAGGTTAAG ATTCGGGAAGAGGCTCTGTCTGGAGTagctggaggcagaggagaggaggaggtgccCGCTGTCGTGGCTGCTCTAGAACAACTGGTGCTGATGGCTCCCCTGGCGAAGGAGTCTGTTTTCCAGCCCAGGAAG GGGGTGCTAGAGTACCTGTCTGCTTGGGATGAAGACGCTGTGGAAGTTACTTCTCTGGACTCCCCTCGTCCTCATGCTCTCCCTTTGgtagaagaagaggaagcagtgTCTGAGCCCGAGCCCGAGGGGCTGCCAGAAGCCTGTGAGATGGCAGAGGGAGCAGATGCCAGTCTTGGCGAGGGGACCATGTGTACCGAGTCCAGCCGGGAGGAGCGCCTCACTAAGTCGGGCTTCCCCCAGCTAAACAGCTCTCCTTGTTACTACTTCTACCAAG CGGAGGACGGCCAGCACATGTTCCTGCACCCCGTCAACGTGCGCTGCCTGGTGCGCGAGTACGGCAGCCTGGAGCAGAGCCCAGAGAAGATCTCGGCCACGGTGGTGGAGACTGCTGGCTACTCCATGTCTGAG GATGTCCGACAGCGCCATAGGTATCTCTCTCACTTGCCACTCACCTGTGAGTTCAGCATCTGTGAACTGGCTCTGCAGCCTCCTGTGGTCTCTAAGGAAACCCTAGAGATGTTCTCAG ATGACATTGAGAGAAGGAAGCGTCAGCGCCAAAAGAAGGCTCGAGAGGAGCGTCGCCGAGAGCGCAGAATTGAGATGGAGGAGAACAAGAGACAGGGCAGGT ACCCCGAAGTCCACATTCCCCTAGAGAACCTTCAGCAGtttcctgccttcagttcctaTACCTGCTCCTCTGATTCTGCTTTGGGTCCCACCAGCACTGAGGGCCATGGggccctctccctttctcctcttagCAGAAGTCCAGGTTCTCATTCAG ACTTTCTGCTAACCCCTTTGTCACCCACCGCGAGTCAGGGCAGTCCCTCCTTCTGCGTTGGGAGTCTGGAAGAAGACTCgcccttcctttcctttgcccAG ATGCTGAGGGTCGGGAAAGCAAAAGCAGACGTGTGGCCCAGAAGTGCTCCAAAGAAAG atgagaatAGCTTGGTTCCTCCTGCCCCCGTGGACAGCGACGGGGAGAGCGATAACTCTGACCGTGTTCCTGTGCCCAGTTTCCAAAACTCCTTCAGCCAAGCTATTGAAGCAGCCTTCATGAAGTTGGACACACCGGCTACTTCAGACCCCCTCTCTG aagacagaggaggaaagaaacggaagaagcagaaacagaagctCCTGTTCAGCACCTCGGTCGTCCACACCAAGTGA
- the Pop5 gene encoding ribonuclease P/MRP protein subunit POP5: protein MVRFKHRYLLCELVSEDARCRLSLDDRVLGGLVRDTIARVHGTFGAAACSVGFAVRYLNAYTGVVLLRCRKDFYQLVWSALPFITYLESKGHRYPCFFNTLHVGGTIRTCQKFLIQYNRRQLLILLQNCTDEGEREAIKKSVSRSGLLETEPAEELSDSVGEEAEEAGE from the exons ATGGTGCGGTTCAAGCACAG GTACCTTCTGTGCGAGCTGGTGTCGGAGGACGCGCGCTGCCGCCTGAGCCTGGACGACCGCGTGCTGGGCGGCCTCGTCCGCGACACGATCGCCCGCGTGCACGGGACCTTCGGCGCCGCCGCCTGCTCCGTGGGCTTTGCAG TCCGATACCTCAATGCCTACACGGGGGTAGTGCTACTTCGGTGCAGAAAGGACTTCTACCAGCTCGTGTGGTCAGCTCTCCCTTTCATCACGTATCTGGAGAGCAAAGGACACCGTTATCCGTGCTTTTTCAACACACTGCACGTGGGAG GTACAATTAGAACCTGTCAGAAGTTCCTGATTCAGTACAACCGGAGACAGCTGTTGATCCTGTTACAGAACTGCACTGACGAAG GGGAGCGGGAAGCCATTAAGAAGTCTGTCTCCAGAAGCGGTCTACTGGAGACAGAGCCGGCTGAAGAGCTTTCAGACAGTGTTggtgaggaggctgaggaagcaggagagtGA